The nucleotide window CTGCTTTCGAGACAACCGTTTTGGTCCTCTGGGGGCTCCTTCAGGGGCGCCTGGAGCAAAGCAACTGAGGCTGGGGAAAGGGAcccggtggggagggggtggcgggcATAGGGCTGTTTCCACGTAGCATTACCGAAAAACGGCCACGGAAGCTGGCGGCCCTTGACCACGGCAAGTGGTCACTGGCGGAATCAGAGTTACCATCGTATGGACGTTAGGGACAGGAGCAAGGGCTTTCTAGGAATAAAAACAGCCAGCGCTTTCTACGGCAAAGGGGAGGGTTTGAGGGGAGTCTCCAGCACTCTGTCTGGTTGAATTTTCTCGGACTCCAATCTCAAAGCCAGAGCCCGTCTCACCTTTCTGCTACTctagtgagaaaaaaaaaaaaaataacacgaTACCAAACACCGATACCCTGGAAACCTGTGGCTAAGGACAAGTCGACTTAAATTAATATTCAGAAAACAACACTATTCATTCCAAGTAACAGTCATTATTAAGTATCCTCGCTCGGCACAGGAGCCTTGGTTTTCTTTTATTAAATAGGAgagagacattttttttttttttcctcttgggaGAGCGGAAAAAGGGGACACAGATTTGATCTTTATATATTCACTCTGTAGGTGGCTCTGAAGAAGTCAGATCTCCACCGTCACGACGCACGTagatctcctctccctctcccacccccaacccccccaccccacccccgagcGCAGGTGGCCGGTTTGGTTAAACATGCACTCGCCTTTAGCGTCCGcgtggtcccccccacccccttcctccctctctttcaattttGTGGACTGGAAAGGCTACCGTGTTGCTCAAAACTCTACACCCCGGTCCCCGAGGCcgagggcttcccagactcccTGGAGGCGTTACAGGATGGCACAGAAGAACTTCTTCTCTCGAAACGGGTTTTCTGAGGCCGGGACGGGGGTCAGGAGGGGGTCTTCCTTGGCGTGGGCCTCGCAGTAGGTCATCAAGTCCGCCGCGGCCTTGGACACCTGTCGCAGAGACGGAAACCCAAGCGGGGGGGTCTGAGCTAGGGGATGGGGTAAGGCCCACGTCCCCGACTAGGGCCAGGCGGGACGTCGCCTCCGGAACCAAGGACGGCTGCTCCTTCGCCACAGAGAAGACGTGACGGGGTGACCATCCCGGAGTTCTCTGGAACCACAGACAGTGCTGGGAGCGCGGACGCGGCACGCCCGAGGCTGAGGCACTGAGCGATTAGACGTTATTCCAAACCTACGTTCTCTTCCCTGGCTactaattcattcgatcgtatttactgagcgcttactgcgtgcagagcaccgtactgagcgcttgggaagtccaagttggcaacaggtagagacggtccctacccaacggcgggctcacagtctagaagggggagacaaacaacaaaacggaacatactaacaaaataaatagaataaacatgtacaaataaaatagagtaataaatacgtacaaatacgtaataaatatatttatattttatatttatacttATAAATACGTATTtataagtaataaatacgtgtggCTGTTACCCTGCTCTTCAAGAGCCTGGATGAGTAGGGATCAGTCTATTTCTCCCCTCCGTCATCACCTCCCCCCATATGCATATTGCCTTTTGTGAAGCCATCCGGCCAACAAGGCCACAGTGGCCACCCTGACGTAGAGGCCTGCCGGTCTCTAGTGCAACGTGCTGGGGTCACTTTGCTACATGATGCACCCCTGACTTTCTGCTCTTCTGTGGCACAGCAGGCCCTGGCCAGGAAACCCGCAAGAGGCACTGAGCGGCCAACAAGCTCTAGAATCCACTCCCTCAGTTGCAAGTGAGATGCAAATGCGGAGTTGGAAAGTCTAACAGACAATGGGATAGTTATTGGGCTTCATGAGGACCTGAAAATACTCCTCTGGAGCCTGGGGCACCTCTCACGGGTCACGGGCCACCTACCAACTTTAGCTGCCGGTGGCCCGACTCGGCCAGAGCAGCCGCTCGGCGGGGGAAACATCCTAACGCTGAAGAGAAGGGCTTTtctccggtatttgttaagcacttactatgtgccaggcactgggctaagcgctgggttagacacaaggtaatcaggttggacactgtccatgtccccatatgggactcccagtcttaatccccagttttccactaaggtaactgaggcacagagaagtgatttgcccaaagtcacaaatcagGTAactggtggaggtaggattagaactcaggtccttctgactgtatatatgtatatatgtttgtacatatttattactctatttattttacttgtacctatctatctgACCTGTTCATCCTGTGtctaccctactgagagctcatctactccaggaggccttcccagactgagccccttccttcctctctccctcatccccctctccatccccctcatcttacctctttcccttccccacagcacctgtatatatgtatatatgtttgtacatatttgttactctatttatttattttacttgtacatatctattctatttattttattttgttagtatgtttggttttgttctctgtctcccccttttagactgtgagcccactgttgggtagggactgtctctatatgttgccagcttgtacttcccaagcacttagtacagtgctctgcacacagtaagtgctcaataaatacgattgattgattgattgattctgactcccagatttgtgctctatccactaggccacactgctttcagagGCATTGGGGTCTCACAAGCGACTAGTCAGCCCATCTGGATGGGCACCAGGCTGCGGGAAGCCACAAAGTCCCTGACTGCAGCAGCCTGGCACCGAGCGGGTGAAACCGTGCCAGGCTGGGGAGGGCCGACAGAAAGGTTTCCCCGTTGATCTTCTACCTCCACATCTACCCGCCGCTCGGGCTGGGCTTTGGGCTCGGTTCAAAGAGGGAAACCAACTCTATTACTGGATTTCCAAAGGCTGTAAggccctttcccaagcacttagtagcgtgctctgtacactactgcatcagccttcacgctgatctcccatcctcgtgtctctccccacttcaatccatacttcatgctgctgcccggattgtctttgtccagaaacgctctgggcatgttactcccctcctcaaaaatctccagtggctaccaatcaatctgcgcatcaggcagaaactcctcaccccgggcttccaggctgtccatccatcccctcgccccctcctacctcacctcccttctgtccttctccagcccagcccgcaccctccgctcctccgccgctaatctcctcaccgtccctcgttctcgcctgtcccgccatcgacccccggcccatgtcatcccccaggcctggaatgccctccctctgcccctccgccaagctcgctctcttcctcccttcaaggccctgctgagagctcacctcctccaggaggccttcccagactgagccccttccttcctctaaacctcctcccccctccacccccccacatcttacctccttcccttccccacaccacctgtttatatgtatatatgtttgtacatctttgttactctatttattttacttgtacatatctattctatttattttattttgttagtatgtttggttttgttctctgtctcccccttttagactgtgagcccactgttgggtagggactgtctctatatgttgccaacttgtacttcccaagcgcttagtacagtgctctgcacacagtaagcgctcaataaatacgattgatgatgatgatgatagtaagcactcaatcaataccactgatgacaacCTGAGTGCATCCTTTTCATCTCGGACGTTAAGTTCCTCAGGGTGCCCCGTCCGTGCTCTCCCTGCACTTGGCCTCATCAGTAAGGGGGAAACGTGTTTGTTcacagggtcatcatcatcaatcgtatttattgagcgcttactatgtgcagagcactgtactaagcacttgggaagtacaaattggcaacatatagagacagtccctacccaacagtgggctcacagtcgatgtcCTGGCATTCTGACCCTGCTCAGTAATCCACGGGGCTCCCCAAAATCACTTCCACTATCTCTTAAGCACTGTAATTGAcccctccaccagccccacagcacttatgtacccctCCACCTGTCAtcagttttaatgtctgtctccctctctggtctttaagctccttgatggcagggattattcattcaatcgtatttattgagtgcttactgtgtgcacagcactgtatgaatcaatcaatcaatcgtatttattgagcgcttactgtgtgcagagcactgtactaagcgcttgggaagtgcaagttggcaacaagggcttgggaagtacaagttggcaacatatagagacggtccctacccaacaacgggctcacagtctggattatCTATTCCTACCCTTTTattatcgtgctttcccaagagctttgtacggggctctgcacacagtaggtgttcactaaataccactgatggatcgatttacTATTACTGAGTGAGAGGTACTATAcgaagctctcgggagagtgtgACAGCAACAACACATGATcctagccctcaaggagcttacgctctcaatcaatcaatagtatttactgggcatttgttcaatcgtatttattgagctcttactgtgtgcagagcactgtactaagcgcttgggaagtacaagttggcaacatatagagacggtccctacccaacaacgggctcacagtctagaaggagcacttactgttgctttactaagcgcttaggagagtacaatacaacagagttggcagacacgttccctgcccacaaggagcttatagtctagaggggcacacagacattaaaataaatccccctcgtccccctctccatcccccccttcttacctccttcccttccccacagcacctgtatatatgtatatatgtttgtacatatttattactctatttatttattcatttattttacttctacctatctattctatttgttttattttgttagtatgtttggttttgttctctgtcttccccttttagactgtgagcccactgttgggtagggactgtctctatatgttgccaacttgtacttcccaagcgcttagtacggtgctctgcgcatagtaagcgctcaataaatactattgatgatgatgatgatgattaaaataaatcacggaGACGCACGCTGTCTGCCGTCTCCTGAGGGAGACGgcagacagagggaggaagaacgaGGGATCCGATGACAGATATGTCAGGGCGAGACAGTTGAATGAAGTAACTGAATCTACAGTTGAATATTCATACATCTCAAGTGCTGAGAATGGGAAGAAAATACAGGAGTGTCAGTGTTTCTGGAGCAGGGCTGAGGCTTAACCGGGAAGGGGGAGGCTTCCCAGTTAATCTGTGCATTTCTTGGCAGCAGCAAATACGTTCTAActactctgtctctctcatctgtTGGTACCCAGAGCCACATGCCTGATTCTGTGAAGAATCTGAATCCCTTTCCTCTCAGCCATTCATTCCGGAaacccagagggagagagaaaaacagagtggGTGGAGAGTGGGATAAAGAGCTGGGCCCAGAGATGCACCTCTGCTCTCCCAGCCTGTGTTCTCTTTTCACTggttatcaatcgtatttgttgagcgcttactatgtgcagagcactgtactaagcgcttgggaagtacaaattggcaacatatagagacagtccctacccaacagtgggctcacagtctaaaagagtccccCCCAGCCAATCCTCCCTGCAGGGCTGGGTCCAGGACTGAGGCCCAACTGCGAAGGATTCTTTGGAAATCCTTCACCaaaatcaccaaaatctgcccttttcctctgcattcaaactgctaccacattaatccaagcattcatcAAGTAATccatacttgtacatacttattctatttattttactttgttaatatgtt belongs to Tachyglossus aculeatus isolate mTacAcu1 chromosome 14, mTacAcu1.pri, whole genome shotgun sequence and includes:
- the GNG2 gene encoding guanine nucleotide-binding protein G(I)/G(S)/G(O) subunit gamma-2; amino-acid sequence: MASNNTANIAQARKLVEQLKMEANIDRIKVSKAAADLMTYCEAHAKEDPLLTPVPASENPFREKKFFCAIL